The region AGAGTACGAGCTTTACGCCCAAAAGATCGAACAGATTCGCCATGCTGCGGAAAACCAGGAGACAAGGCTGGCCCAGCTCAACGCCAGAATCGAGGAGATCCAGAGCCAATGGGAGCCCCGCCTGGACGAGCTCGTCGGACAGATTAATGATGCTTTTAGCTATAACTTTGAGCAAATCAGCTGTGCCGGCGAAGTTGGTGTCCACAAAGACGCGGATTTTGACAAGTGGGCTATCGATATCAAGGTCAGATTCCGTCAGGGGGAGACACTTCAGCGGCTCGACCAGCACAGACAGTCTGGTGGTGAGCGTGCCGTGTCAACCATTTTCTACCTGATGGCTTTGCAGGCTCTGGCTCAGGCGCCATTCCGGGTGGTGGACGAGATCAACCAGGGTATGGACCCGCGCAACGAGCGTATGGTTCAcgagaggatggtggaggttgcGTGCCGAGAGCATACAAGTCAGTATTTCCTCATCACACCCAAGCTGTTGTCAGAGCTCCGGTACGATCCTAGGATGATGGTTCATGTCATTGTCAGTGGAGAGCGGGTGGATGAGACGAGCACGACGAAGATGAACTTCGGCAAGTTTGTACAGACACAGAAGAGGCTGAAGGCACAGgcagggaggtggtgatgataccATATGCTGAGGAAATGAGGACCGGGGACTTCAGTTGCAAGCGTTGCTTTAGGGCATGACGATATTCACATCATGTCGACAGCCAGTTGGAAGGAATGGAAATCTAGCTGTTTGATGATGTCGTGCCCCAGCCACATAGTGGGCATACAATTAGAACATGGAAATGTCCAACCTAACACGCCTGCTTTGGCTCAAGCTATTCGTTCATTGCATGCATCTGTCAGGGAACCGATATTTCCAGATTTCTATGAAACCCCTTCGCACGTGAAGACCCTGGGGGTTCCCTGTGATATCATGGCCCAGCCGCAAACAACAATTGCTTTGAGGTCCCACCAGAAGACCCTGAAAATCCAGCCGATGGAACCCGCCAAGGTGAACTGACAGAAGCAGACAGCGCCAAGAGCCGACGGGAAGGGGCACAGACCACTTGAGAGACAAATGTCAATGACGTCAATATCCACTTTGGAGAGACAGGCCACGCGCGTGGTGCGCAAGCGTTGTCGCCTTTGAGGACTGTCGAATCAGAATGCGGATCAAGCCACAGTTCGGGAGGCGGCTGGTACGAAAGGTGGTACTCTTGCGGGCTGTTGTACATAATGGAAAGAGAGGTGAAGTCATTGCGAAGAGGGATGGGCATGGAGACGAGGAGCCGTATCTTCCGAATGTCCTGCACGGGCAGGAAGTCATGATACATCGGGGATTTGATGATGCGATTTCGAGATGGTTTGGCAAGCAGCGCACCTTCACCTGCCATGGTTGAGCTCAAATTCAAGCTGTTGGCTGGCCAGCAACTCCAGGTTAGAAGGGTAGCGGGAATGCAGAACCCAACGGCGCGTCATTCTCAAACAAATCCCCCATgccagaaaaagaaaaatgccATCTGATGCTTTCCATTTTCGCAAACTGAGTGATCGACGACAGGGGTGTGTGAGTGGTTGGTCGGgtagaaaaacaaaaaagcaGACAATGCCAAGTGACGTCACATTCGGCCAGAGACGACCACCAAGACAGACCAGTTGACCAGTGACGATGACGGGGGGCGCCGGTtcagccagcccagccagcccagccagcagGAGCAGACAGAACAGGACAGGAACAGGTTATGGACGGAGGAGACGTATGTGGTAGTGGCTGCTAGAAAACTGTGTTCAAAGAAAAGGAACCAAGTCGTGGGGAAAGTTTGGTATATTATCTtgccatcccaccaccagagTTTGATTccgtttttttctttctttcatcagcatcaacaaacacaacacaacaacacacaaatACAAAGTATTTGCTTGCGGCTTCAAgtaaaccaccaccactttaCCACAAACAAACAATCACAAatcaaaccaaaccaaaccaaaccaaccagTCAAAATGGGCGCCGTCGTCTCTTGCGTAtgtcacctcctcctcctcctcctcctcctccaccaccaccaccaccaccaccaccttctttcATCACTAGCGACTGGTAACTAACCGATTGAAACAGATCCAGAGTGCTCTCCGCACCATCGGCCGCACTATCAtggccatcatcaacggcatcggcaacatcatcatggccatcgtcaacggcatcatcaacttcctcggcatcatcGTCGGCTTCCTCACCTGCAACACCTGCGGCGGTCGCCGTCGCCACggtggcaccaccacccgcaagagcagagggtttgggaggaggagacatGGGACTACTGCTGCCATTTAAGTCCCATCAACACAGCCGCAGCTCATGATtgatgggaaaggggatgaTTTCTTTTGTTATCGATGAATGGGATATGAACTGGtgttttttctcttttgcAAAGCGACGGAGTGGAGGATAATGAATAAAGATACCCAAATACCCAGACTGCGTTTCTTACGCGGGAGCAGTCAGgaggggaggcgaggagaaggggaggaggaagggcaCTGCGTTTTGATGGGGGTTACCTACTAGATAATACATCTTTCATACGGCATACTCTTGGAATGATTTTTGTGTTTGTGTTACTTGATATGTTGAATGTCAAACCGACAACCAAATCACATTGGTTGGGCGACTATAGTGTTCAGTTCTCAAATATGGAAGAGCTGAACACTATACACAAGAGCAACTTCTCAACCTACTTCCTAATGCGATTCGTGGGAGGGATTGGCGCAAAGTGGTAActgggggtgaggggggggggctcAGAATCTGCTGCGCTTCAGGTCAACCCCGAGGGTAAGCCCCCTCTGGCTGGAAAGCGAATGACGCAGAGGCGCGGGGAAAGGCGCACAGGTTCAAGCCACATATGTGCAAGTTACATGGCCAACaaacattttttttttattttttttttttatttttttatgCATCTACCTCCCACCTCATACCACATATCGACACATCTACACCCTCCTCTCAGTCACTTAACTATCCTCCAACAAATCCCTCCCAAAGAACCTCTCTATCTGCCTGCCCGCCTCCTTCCCAACAAGCGCACTCAGCTCCTCAACCGTCGCGTTCGCAACCTCCTTTATAttctccatcttggccgTAATATTCCCAATATTCTTCGGCGTGACCCCGGGCACAGCGGCCAGCATCTCCCCCGGCTCCGGGTTGAAAGCCGCCCCTTGCCCCTGCTGGCTcccctcgacatcatccccGTCATTCAACCCTGCCCTGACCGCGGCAATCGGATCAGGCTCCTTCTCTTGACTCTTTAGCCGTTCGAAAATCTCTGCTGTTTCGTACGGGCTTGAGCTCCAGATTATTCTTAGCTTGGGGAAGGCCAACGTCAACAACACAATCTTGGACTGGAGGTCCTTCTCGCCTGCGTTGGCCgagtggagggaggagatgctTCCTGACAGGTCGGCGAATGGTTCGAGGGTGAAGGATTTGTTTTGGTCGAATTCGATGAGCAGCATAGGGTTTTGGTAGTGTTGGAACATGGTCTCGCATTGCGAGTAGAGCCTTccgttggagaaggaggagatgagatCCGAGACCGATTTTCGTTCTATGCAGa is a window of Podospora pseudopauciseta strain CBS 411.78 chromosome 1, whole genome shotgun sequence DNA encoding:
- a CDS encoding hypothetical protein (EggNog:ENOG503P88E) yields the protein MGAVVSCIQSALRTIGRTIMAIINGIGNIIMAIVNGIINFLGIIVGFLTCNTCGGRRRHGGTTTRKSRGFGRRRHGTTAAI